The stretch of DNA CTTCTTGTCATGTTTTGAGTATTTCTATAGTATAGTATCATGTTTGACTATttcatgctttagacattttatatCTAGTGTATGTTgcattttatgttttttttttgtattatttgttTTTTCAGTTAAAGTGGTAGTTTTGAGACAGCAGCTATTAATTGTGCATAAGCTGTCACCGTCTCTAAAGTTGTACAAAAGCATTGCATATTCAAGACGGTGAAATATTTAAACTGTCTATCTTCCTGTTTTCGTCATTATGCGAGGTGAATTTGAGTTGCCAATTATCTTATTTTATCAACAGTTGAATTTGTATGAAACTTTGAAGTTCGCCTTTGGCATAAACATTAGACATCTTTccaattcttctcttaaaatctcatgcagatAAAACATTTTCTGAGCCCAGAACCGTTTATAACCAATCATTATCGTTTTCTCCACAACTATCATTTTTTCAATGTTTTCTTGTTCTGTTTTTATGCTGTGTTGTAACATCATTGGCACACCGTTTTGTTCTTTCTTCTGTATGTCTCATGAATCAATGTGATGGTCCTACCTCTTTATCCACTTGATTCCATATTTTGGCATTTTAAGTCTAATTGGCATGAACTGAGGCCAGCTCTGAGTTTGGGCCGGGAAAAAATTTAAATCCACAAAGCTCAATTTTAGCCCTTGTAGCAATCAGGCTCTAGCAAGGTTCTGGTATAGCTCCACATCATATCAACTTGCTTTATATGGCCAATTTATGCTCTTGAAGCATATAAGAGCCGTAGGGCAAGTGTTGGTATTATAATAAAGTTGCACTTCTGCGATCTAGGTGACCATCGTTACCATCATAGAAACAAACTTGCTACTTTTCAGGATAAAATTGTACGCATCGATCCATAGATTCTTTATTGGCAAAAGCCTTATGTATTGGTCAATCTTAATGCAGATTGAGCTGCAGAACAAAGTCATTATTTTAGACTGAATAGTACAATCCAACTTAATGAAACCAATTTATTTTTCATGGTGTATTTTTTAACTGAAATTGAACTTATCAGTCACTTTTGTACCTCTTTATCGTAAAGACACTAATAAAACATACTATAAATAGCATCACATATGGTTTCCTTTCACTTTCAAGAATACCAGTATACCCAGTTATCACCATTTGATCCTTTAGGCATTTGTTAGAACTTCTTGTAACTTCTTCACATGTCAAAAATTCAGATCTCGTAAGAAGGACAAGCTTAGATATCGATACCCTCGTGGGGAGTCATACTTGGATGTCATTCAAAGGTTTGTTTTAGTGATTCAATTTGATTTGTTGacttacttttttttatttattcaccAGAGGATCTTATATGAAAATGCCTGCATGATTCTCCATTCAAGATGTTAATACGAACATCATTTTCAGACTGGAACCTGTAATTATTGAGCTCGAACGACAACGTGCACCAGTTGTTGTCATTTCTCACCAGGTAATTTGCTTGAATGCTTAATTGTCTATTGTATGGATGTTTTGCGTGAAGTACTTAATTTTTTAGTTACTCCATATCTTATAGGCCGTGTTGAGAGCATTGTATGCATATTTTGCTGACAGACCACTAAAAGAAATTCCGGACATTGAGGTAAGTCATTAGTTGATTGAGGCTTTGCGTGTATGTTTCAGCAAACATGAAACTTCCCTGGGTATGTTATTGCAAGGTACATAAGTTCAGACTAGGTTCTTTTTTACCTATGTAGGTGCCACTTCACACAATAATTGAGATACAAATGGGGGTTACCGGTGTCCAAGAGAAAAGATACAAACTCATGGATTAATTCATTTCCATAAGGTGTAAACATGAGTTAACATTGCTTGTAGCTGGCTCTTCCATCTTGCATTTTTGTTGTAACATTTATATAATTATGATCGACAGACTGGCTGTCTGCTTGAAAGGAAGCAACTCCAATCACTTTCTTGGTGACATTTACCACCTGAATGGGAAAAAAAGAACAGTTAATAGCTTCATCTTTTGTGTGCTTTGTTCTTCAAGCAACGAGACATTGTGTATTTCATAGTTATAGCAGGTAGCATTCTTGGAGTACCAAACAGACTTAGAAGAACACTGAATTTGCTGAAGAGGTCTTCTGGAGAGGTGAATCCTTTGCCCCTCTTAGATGAGACCTATATTGGTAAAAAGCATAATCGATCAGTTACCATCCAAGTATGGAGAAATTATATACAGCGATTCTATCTATTTTTGTTGTctcagattaagatttccttgaaCTTCCATAATTGAAGTGTTTGATGTTAAAGAAATTCAAGGATGGCATGCAGGTACCTACGTTCAAGTACCACTTCGTTCGTTCCACTGATGGAAGAAATGAGCTTCCCAAAGGATCTGAAGTTATCTTTTTTGTTGATATCCGTGGAAGATTACCATGACTGTCCAGGTACCTTTTTGACACCTACAGTgggatctcttcttcttcttcttcttgttttggTCTCTCATTTTCCTGCCTACAAGATATGTGTTTTACAAGTCCTCACGATCGCAGCATATATTTTCTACTACATGGTGTTGTGTAAGCATGCTTTCTGCAAAAGCATGTTGTGTGGCCGCGACCTGGCAACGACGGACTATGGATCAGGATCGCTTTGGCGGTAGCCTCCGCAAGCGATGGCTTCAAGAGATGCTTTGCGGAACTCCTTTGATGACATGGTCGGTTGGGATGGCAGGTAGTGCACATCATCTGACGAGCTGTGAGCCATGCTGATGATCAGATCAGATCAGGTTCAAACAGATTATGCAGGAGAGCGGAGGTCTGCTTAATTTTTCTGGAAACCTTCGTTCAAACAAGTGTTGTGACAGCCAACACTTGGTTTCGAAGGAGAACGAAACCGACCTCTCGTTGCCGCATGCATGTCGGCATCGAGGCATTCCACCGTCCTACGTACACGTGCAGAGAAGATAGACATCCAAGAGTCGGTGGCCAGGCTACGCATTCCAAAGCACGACAGAGAGCCCAAAGACAAAAGCGTGGGAGTACGTGTACAACCTGCGGGAGTTTCCCTCCCGATGTCGCTACTATTTAGTTGATCCAGGAGAGCGAGCGAGAGAACGAGGGGGATAAGAGCCATGGAGGATAGCGTTGATGCGAGCGAGAGCTTCGTCTCTCTTTCATCCATTCTGAAGCCAGAAGATCCACCCAACGGAGGGCCTGCAGTAGATAGCGATGAGGAAGCAGAAGAGATAATGGCGGCCAAGAAGCGAGATTCTGTAGACTCCAGCCTCAAGGGAGCCGAAGAGGTTGACGATGGTGTCGGGTTCATCGGTCGTCTTGTGTCTAACTTGACCGTCTCCGTTCCGGGCGGCCCTGTCGAGGGGACCGAGGATAatcacaagaaagaagaagaagaagaagaagaaggtggaggGCTCATCAACCGTCTCTTCCCCTACTTGCCTGTTACCATGCCAGGTTCTTTCATTTACCTCTTTCTTAATGTTCGTTCGAAGAGCTAACTAATCCGTGCACGTCTTTCGCACAACCAGACGAGCAATCTCCTTCAGCGGATGAGGCCTCGCTTCTCATCTCTATCATCGAAGACTAGGGATAATAAAGACAAAGAGGAGATCAACGTAATTGTGGTTTCCATTCTGCTTGTATATGTTCCATCTCTCAGGTCAACTTTTCTCTTGAGAGGTCTACTTCCAATTCCATACAGTGAAGTATCTATCATCAGCTGACAATTTGTTGCTACAAGGCTGGTGGCTTGTCACCCATCCCTATGCGCCATGCAAATGATGTCTAAGCTCCATGTAAATGCCATTTTAATTCCAGTTAATCAATGTACTTATGCGTGCTGGAGATTGGACCTCATGTTATTGGATACTTTATGATGTTTACGCAATGACACATGAAGACGACGACATATGGATATGGTGCCTATGCGACTTTTGGTGGATGGAATTTGATGAAAGGCAAGAAACAATGAAATCTATCATGACAATAATAACAACCCAAGGTTTTACCGTGAAAACCCAATTGCAGTGTCTTCATTTGCAAAATAAATACTCAACACTTGATAAACCCCAAAAAGCGAAAGAACTCTTTACCATGTCTCGATAATTCGAGTATTTATTTTATGTATATGAACATAAATACATACTTACCGACTGCTACTATTGTAAATAATGTCTATTAGTGGGATGCTTTGTGGACAGACGATTACGTAATCGCATACCCGTTGATCTAGCCTCCGGGGCCCACCGCTTTTCTCTCGGGGTCATCTTGGCGGGTAATTGTGGCGCGTTTTTTATGACCCGGCCATCCATCCGAGTTCGTGAGCGGACCGACCATCGACACCCTGCCCGCCCGATCTTTATCCGACGGTTAACATCTGCTCCTCCATTGGACGGTTCCGATTGCACCGATCATGGAAAGCACCGAACCGCGACGCGTCTTGCTCATAAAGGCCGAGCGGGCGAGGAGCGTTTCGGCCTTTAAACCCTAGGCGGCGGCAGCGGTCTCGTCCTCGTTCTCTCCACCCTCGCCGCGGGCGCCAAGGTACCGACTGTTTTCACCCTCGATCCATGGCTGCGGTTCCAATCCAAAAGCATAGACTGATCTGATGACCGATTCGGTTCTGATTCTTACACTAGAGCGCATCAAGAGGGATTTGAAGTCGGCGTCGTTTAACTGTTTTGAACTTCTGATATGCCGATTACCTTCTGTCAAAGACTTTAGCATAATATAAATTGGATTCTGAGATCATTGACGTGCATCTATTCATCCCATGTCGTAGCAATTAGATGTGATTCGTATTGTATCGAACCATATATCGTATACAGTTAATCATGTTATGTCATCTGGTACTTTACTGGTTATCTTTATGTTTGTAGTAGCTTAGAACATTATTTTTGCACACTGGTTAAAGTCTGCTGCGTCTCATTTGTTATGATGCAAGATTGCCACTTGTTATTCGACCTTTTCAGAAATTTACGATTAACATGTATCGAGAATGTAAATGTATAAATCCTCTCTCATCGACGGGCTAAAGCTTTTAAATGGATTGACAGCTATTATTAATAAGTAAACATGGTATAGGAAGGTTTTGTGGCATCATATTTCACGCTGTTGAGCTTGGGCGGTTCTACGAGCTGACATGTGAAGGAGAGTCTTTAGCTATAAATATATAAGTCCTATTTCATTCATGGGTAACGATTTTTGATGGATCGGCAGCGATATCTTTTGCATCAGATAAGACAAATTTGTGATAGATGGTCATATAGCCCGCCCTATGCCTATGGCTGAGAAACAGAAAACTGAAGAAGCTTATGTAGAGTCCTCATATGTTTACCATAGCTCATCTTATACCTATttatttaaaggaaaaaaaactgttttttgtttttattttgaaTCGCTTCTGTATCCTTTTGAAGGCTATCAAAATGTTTACTGCAAGGAAAAAGATTCAAAAGGAGAAGGGTGCTGAGCCGACTGAGTTTGAGGACACTGTTGCACAGGCTAGTTGTTAATCTTGGTTTTCTTGTTCCTGATGGT from Musa acuminata AAA Group cultivar baxijiao chromosome BXJ2-11, Cavendish_Baxijiao_AAA, whole genome shotgun sequence encodes:
- the LOC135626926 gene encoding uncharacterized protein LOC135626926, which produces MEDSVDASESFVSLSSILKPEDPPNGGPAVDSDEEAEEIMAAKKRDSVDSSLKGAEEVDDGVGFIGRLVSNLTVSVPGGPVEGTEDNHKKEEEEEEEGGGLINRLFPYLPVTMPDEQSPSADEASLLISIIED